A window of Bradyrhizobium sp. AZCC 1610 contains these coding sequences:
- a CDS encoding citrate synthase/methylcitrate synthase: MNMQLSKTPIGLDGIPAAETVLSHVDGERGELIIAGDRVGDLARKTGFEGVTARLWSGGTGQPVGEAAVRAALGAGRERAFARLPDLLGITRGLSVVDGFRAAIAGLRAEAGLAHEATIVGAFPVIAGALVQRAKGNDPVAPDPTASHAADTLSMMLGRKPNAREVAALDAYFVTVCDHGMNASTFATRVVASTQADLFAAVTAGYCALTGPLHGGAPEPVLEMLDAIGSTARIKPWVDSALARGERLMGFGHRVYRVRDPRADVLKGAIERLAGDGTDLPFAGEVEAYIRSALRIKNPERPLDTNVEFFTAILLDALKIPRQAFTPIFAVARAAGWTAHAREQQRGGRLIRPSSAYIGAMPE, translated from the coding sequence ATGAATATGCAGCTTTCGAAGACCCCGATCGGCCTGGACGGGATTCCGGCCGCCGAAACCGTGCTCAGCCATGTCGATGGCGAGCGCGGCGAACTGATCATCGCCGGCGACCGGGTCGGCGACCTCGCCCGCAAGACCGGTTTTGAGGGCGTGACCGCCCGGCTGTGGAGCGGCGGAACCGGCCAGCCGGTCGGCGAAGCCGCCGTGCGCGCCGCCCTCGGTGCGGGCCGCGAACGCGCCTTCGCCCGGCTGCCGGATCTCTTGGGCATCACGCGCGGCCTTTCGGTCGTCGACGGTTTCCGCGCAGCGATTGCGGGGCTGCGGGCGGAAGCGGGGCTTGCGCACGAGGCCACGATCGTCGGCGCGTTTCCGGTCATCGCCGGGGCCCTGGTCCAGCGCGCCAAGGGGAACGACCCCGTCGCACCCGATCCAACCGCCAGCCATGCCGCCGACACGCTGTCGATGATGCTCGGCCGCAAGCCCAACGCGCGCGAGGTGGCGGCGCTGGACGCCTATTTCGTCACGGTGTGCGACCACGGCATGAACGCGTCGACGTTCGCGACGCGCGTGGTGGCCTCGACCCAGGCGGATTTGTTCGCAGCCGTCACCGCCGGCTATTGCGCGCTGACAGGGCCGCTACATGGCGGCGCACCTGAACCGGTGCTGGAGATGCTGGACGCAATCGGTTCAACCGCGCGCATCAAGCCTTGGGTCGACAGTGCGCTGGCCCGCGGCGAGCGGCTGATGGGATTCGGCCACCGCGTCTATCGCGTCCGCGATCCCCGCGCCGATGTGCTCAAAGGTGCGATCGAACGGCTTGCCGGTGACGGCACCGACCTGCCGTTCGCGGGCGAGGTCGAGGCCTATATCCGTAGCGCGTTGCGGATAAAGAATCCGGAACGCCCGCTCGACACCAATGTGGAGTTCTTCACCGCGATCCTGCTCGACGCGCTGAAGATCCCGCGGCAGGCGTTCACGCCGATCTTCGCGGTGGCGCGCGCCGCCGGATGGACCGCGCATGCCCGCGAGCAGCAGCGCGGCGGGAGGTTGATCAGGCCGAGTTCGGCCTATATCGGGGCGATGCCAGAGTGA
- the cobT gene encoding cobaltochelatase subunit CobT, producing the protein MTTSNSKFRTGSKEAPTEPFKRAVTSCLRAIAKAPELEVTFAAERPGLAPGKARLPEPARKMTKRDAAIVRGHADSIALKLACHDPKVHRKLMPGNPQARGVFEAVEQARVEAIGSRRMSGVAKNLTAMLDDHFHRGKYDEITDRADAPLSDALAMLVRERLTGMAPPTAAKKMVDLWRPVLEDKIGTRLDKLSRVTEDQAKFGDLVHDLLSALDLGDERDADADDDENDENQDGENDQSGAEGSPDSDAAQEMSADQAQASTDEMSESAMESAQASTSDTFDDGELGDDETPGEATRPNTRGANEPRGPEYHAFAPKFDEVIAAEDLCDHDELERLRSYLDKQLAHLQGIVARLANRLQRRLMAQQNRAWEFDLEEGILDPARLSRVVTDPYHPLSFMHEKEATFRDTVVTLLLDNSGSMRGRPITVAATCADILARTLERCGVKVEILGFTTRAWKGGQSREAWLAAGKPANPGRLNDLRHIIYKSADAPWRRSRKNLGLMMREGLLKENIDGEALDWAHKRLLGRAEQRKILMMISDGAPVDDSTLSVNAGNYLERHLRHIIEEIETRSPVELIAIGIGHDVTRYYRRAVTIVDAEELGGAITEKLAELFSETHGAAPATGHRRPRRLHS; encoded by the coding sequence ATGACGACGTCGAACTCCAAATTCCGTACCGGATCGAAGGAAGCCCCGACCGAGCCGTTCAAGCGCGCGGTGACCTCGTGCCTGCGTGCGATCGCAAAGGCGCCGGAGCTGGAAGTGACGTTCGCGGCTGAGCGCCCCGGTCTCGCGCCGGGCAAGGCGCGGTTGCCGGAGCCGGCCCGCAAGATGACCAAGCGCGACGCGGCGATCGTGCGCGGCCATGCCGATTCGATCGCACTGAAGCTCGCCTGTCACGATCCCAAGGTGCACCGCAAGCTGATGCCGGGAAATCCGCAGGCGCGCGGCGTGTTCGAAGCCGTGGAGCAGGCCCGCGTCGAGGCGATCGGGTCGCGCCGGATGTCGGGCGTGGCGAAAAACCTCACCGCGATGCTCGATGATCATTTCCATCGCGGCAAGTATGACGAGATCACCGACCGCGCCGACGCACCGCTGTCGGATGCGCTGGCGATGCTGGTGCGTGAGCGGCTGACCGGCATGGCGCCGCCCACGGCTGCCAAGAAGATGGTCGACCTCTGGCGACCGGTGCTGGAAGACAAGATCGGCACCCGGCTCGACAAGCTGAGCCGCGTCACCGAGGACCAGGCGAAGTTCGGCGACCTCGTGCACGACCTGCTGTCGGCGCTCGATCTCGGCGACGAGCGCGATGCGGACGCCGATGACGACGAGAACGACGAGAATCAGGACGGCGAGAACGACCAGTCCGGCGCCGAAGGCTCACCCGACAGCGACGCCGCGCAGGAAATGAGCGCCGACCAGGCGCAGGCTTCCACTGACGAAATGTCGGAAAGCGCGATGGAGAGCGCGCAGGCGTCCACCAGCGACACATTTGACGATGGCGAACTCGGCGACGACGAGACGCCGGGCGAGGCGACGCGGCCGAATACCCGCGGCGCCAACGAGCCGCGCGGGCCGGAATATCACGCGTTTGCGCCGAAGTTCGACGAGGTCATCGCGGCCGAAGATCTCTGCGACCATGACGAGCTGGAACGCTTGCGCTCCTATCTCGACAAGCAGCTCGCGCATCTGCAGGGCATCGTGGCGCGGCTCGCCAACCGGCTGCAACGCCGCCTGATGGCGCAGCAGAACCGCGCCTGGGAGTTCGACCTCGAGGAAGGCATCCTCGATCCGGCGCGGCTGTCGCGCGTGGTCACCGATCCCTATCATCCGCTGTCCTTCATGCATGAGAAGGAGGCGACGTTCCGCGACACGGTGGTGACGCTGCTCCTGGACAATTCCGGTTCGATGCGCGGCCGCCCGATCACGGTGGCGGCGACCTGTGCCGATATTCTCGCGCGCACGCTGGAGCGTTGCGGCGTCAAGGTCGAGATTCTCGGCTTCACCACCCGCGCCTGGAAGGGCGGGCAGTCGCGCGAGGCGTGGCTTGCCGCCGGCAAGCCGGCCAATCCCGGCCGGCTGAATGATCTCCGCCACATCATCTACAAATCCGCCGATGCGCCCTGGCGGCGTTCGCGCAAGAATCTCGGCCTGATGATGCGCGAGGGTCTCCTGAAGGAGAACATCGACGGCGAGGCGCTGGACTGGGCGCACAAGCGGCTGCTCGGCCGGGCCGAACAGCGCAAGATCCTGATGATGATTTCGGATGGCGCGCCGGTGGACGACTCCACGCTGTCGGTCAATGCCGGCAACTACCTCGAGCGGCACTTGCGCCACATCATCGAGGAGATCGAGACCCGCTCGCCGGTCGAACTGATCGCGATCGGCATCGGTCACGACGTCACGCGCTACTACCGCCGTGCGGTCACCATCGTCGATGCCGAAGAGCTCGGCGGCGCCATCACCGAAAAGCTCGCCGAACTGTTCAGCGAGACCCACGGCGCCGCGCCCGCCACGGGCCACCGCCGGCCGCGCCGCCTGCATTCGTGA
- the cobS gene encoding cobaltochelatase subunit CobS: MTTAAMSKVSEPAGLPDMKVSVRQVFGIDSDLEVPAYSEVDPHVPEVDSDYRFDRATTLAILAGFAKNRRVMVTGYHGTGKSTHIEQVAARLNWPCVRVNLDSHISRIDLVGKDSIVVRDGKQVTEFRDGILPWALQHNIALVFDEYDAGRPDVMFVIQRVLEVSGRLTLLDQNKVIKPHPSFRLFSTANTVGLGDTSGLYHGTQQINQGQMDRWSIVTTLNYLAHDEEVEIVLAKAHHYRTQEGRDIVNKMVRLADLTRNAFANGDLSTVMSPRTVITWAENADIFSDIGFAFRVTFLNKCDELERPLVAEFYQRCFNQELAESSVNVALS, translated from the coding sequence ATGACGACCGCCGCCATGAGCAAAGTTTCGGAGCCCGCCGGTTTGCCCGACATGAAGGTGTCGGTCCGGCAGGTTTTCGGTATCGACAGCGATCTCGAAGTTCCGGCCTATTCCGAAGTCGACCCGCATGTGCCGGAGGTCGATTCGGACTACCGCTTCGATCGTGCCACCACGCTCGCGATCCTCGCCGGTTTTGCCAAGAACCGCCGCGTCATGGTCACCGGCTATCACGGTACCGGCAAATCGACCCACATCGAGCAGGTCGCAGCAAGGCTGAACTGGCCTTGCGTGCGCGTCAACCTCGACAGCCACATCAGCCGTATCGACCTCGTCGGCAAGGACTCGATCGTGGTCCGGGACGGCAAGCAGGTCACCGAATTCCGCGACGGCATCCTGCCCTGGGCGCTGCAGCACAACATCGCGCTGGTGTTCGACGAATATGACGCCGGCCGCCCTGACGTGATGTTCGTGATCCAGCGCGTGCTGGAAGTTTCCGGCCGCCTGACGCTGCTGGACCAGAACAAGGTGATCAAGCCGCACCCGTCGTTCCGCCTGTTCTCGACCGCCAACACGGTCGGCCTCGGCGATACGTCGGGCCTCTATCACGGCACCCAGCAGATCAACCAGGGCCAGATGGACCGCTGGTCGATCGTCACCACGCTGAACTATCTGGCGCATGACGAAGAGGTCGAAATCGTGCTGGCCAAGGCGCATCACTACCGCACGCAGGAAGGCCGCGACATCGTCAACAAGATGGTGCGGCTCGCCGATCTCACCCGCAACGCGTTCGCCAATGGCGATTTGTCGACGGTGATGAGCCCGCGCACCGTGATTACCTGGGCCGAGAACGCCGATATCTTCAGCGACATCGGCTTTGCGTTCCGCGTCACCTTCCTCAACAAGTGCGACGAACTGGAGCGGCCGCTGGTGGCCGAATTCTACCAGCGCTGCTTCAACCAGGAACTCGCGGAATCTTCGGTGAACGTGGCGCTTTCGTAG
- a CDS encoding DedA family protein produces the protein MTFLDPVIAFVSAHPWAAYLTLFLAALLEAIPVVGALVPGSTVILALSALVPGGELKLWGVLAAAIAGAILGDGSAFWAGHRSQREILGAWPMSRYPGVMAQSEAFFHRWGTLAVLFARFVPPIRAFVPVTAGALGMPPMLFFGVNIPAVLAWALAHVLPGVLAVSALHEYAGLPHHQHTGKHLWMLAVFAAAIIALGVWTLRRRQARTGLRPGAGPT, from the coding sequence GTGACATTCCTCGATCCCGTGATTGCATTCGTTTCGGCCCATCCGTGGGCAGCCTATCTGACACTATTTCTCGCGGCCCTGCTGGAGGCGATTCCGGTCGTGGGGGCGTTGGTGCCGGGCTCGACCGTCATCCTCGCCCTGAGTGCGCTGGTGCCGGGTGGCGAACTGAAGCTGTGGGGCGTGCTGGCGGCAGCGATCGCTGGCGCCATACTTGGCGACGGCTCGGCGTTCTGGGCCGGCCATCGCTCGCAACGCGAGATTCTGGGCGCCTGGCCGATGTCGAGATATCCGGGCGTGATGGCGCAGAGCGAGGCGTTCTTCCACCGCTGGGGAACGCTGGCCGTGTTGTTCGCGCGCTTTGTGCCGCCGATCCGCGCCTTCGTACCGGTCACAGCGGGCGCGCTCGGGATGCCACCAATGCTTTTCTTCGGCGTCAATATTCCCGCGGTACTCGCCTGGGCGTTGGCGCACGTGCTGCCAGGCGTGCTCGCGGTCTCGGCATTGCATGAATATGCCGGCCTGCCCCACCACCAGCACACCGGCAAACATCTGTGGATGCTGGCCGTGTTCGCGGCGGCGATCATCGCGCTCGGCGTCTGGACGCTACGCCGCCGTCAGGCCCGGACGGGGCTGCGCCCGGGCGCCGGGCCGACATAG
- a CDS encoding esterase-like activity of phytase family protein: MRTPIGRRRLLKYAAAGLSVAAVPAIAAAQTAVQRPPRRTVPDEFSVTTPVSIEVNARPLPSFDTRDRSRLRFGELEYRSGLILTSRFRGFGGLSGLRLDAKGERFIAISDKGGWFTGRIVYKGREMTGLDDVEASPMLGPDGKPIISRGWFDTEALALDGSLVYVGLERVNQILRFDFARGFTRADGELIQLPLGVRKLPYNKGIEALVVVPKGLPLAGTLIAISERGLDAQGNITAFLIGKTLGLFSIRRTENFDVSDAVLLPSGGLLLLERKFSWLGGIGIRIRRIALASIAPGAVIDGPSIFEADLGHEIDNMEGIDAHVTPEGDTVLTLVSDDNFSMIQRNLLLQFTLVE, encoded by the coding sequence ATGCGCACGCCCATAGGCCGCCGCCGGCTTTTGAAATATGCAGCGGCGGGGCTTTCCGTGGCGGCCGTGCCCGCCATCGCGGCGGCGCAAACGGCCGTTCAGCGGCCCCCGAGGCGGACCGTTCCCGACGAATTCTCGGTCACCACGCCGGTCTCGATCGAGGTCAATGCCCGGCCGCTGCCCTCGTTCGATACCCGCGACCGGTCGCGTCTGCGGTTTGGCGAACTCGAATATCGCAGCGGGCTCATTCTGACCTCGCGGTTTCGCGGCTTCGGCGGATTGTCGGGCCTGCGGCTGGACGCGAAGGGTGAGCGCTTCATCGCGATCAGCGACAAGGGCGGCTGGTTCACGGGGCGCATTGTCTACAAGGGCCGCGAGATGACCGGGCTCGACGACGTCGAGGCCTCGCCGATGCTCGGTCCCGACGGCAAGCCGATCATCTCGCGCGGCTGGTTCGATACCGAGGCGCTCGCGCTCGACGGCTCGCTGGTCTATGTCGGCCTCGAGCGCGTCAACCAGATACTGCGGTTCGACTTCGCCAGGGGATTTACGCGCGCAGATGGCGAGTTGATTCAGTTGCCGCTGGGCGTGCGCAAACTGCCCTACAACAAGGGGATCGAGGCGCTTGTCGTGGTGCCGAAGGGCTTGCCGCTGGCGGGAACGCTGATCGCGATCTCCGAACGCGGACTCGACGCGCAGGGCAACATCACAGCCTTCCTGATCGGCAAGACGCTGGGGCTGTTCAGCATTCGCCGCACCGAAAATTTCGACGTCAGCGATGCGGTGCTGCTGCCGTCCGGCGGCCTGTTGCTGCTGGAGCGCAAATTCTCCTGGCTCGGCGGGATCGGCATCCGCATCCGCCGCATTGCACTTGCCTCCATTGCCCCCGGCGCGGTGATCGACGGTCCCTCGATCTTCGAGGCCGATCTCGGCCACGAGATCGACAACATGGAAGGCATCGACGCCCACGTCACGCCGGAGGGCGACACGGTGCTGACGCTGGTCTCCGACGACAATTTTTCGATGATCCAGCGCAATC
- a CDS encoding citrate synthase family protein: MKKSAGLYLSAREASAELAISQATLYAYVSRGLIRSEPSQDSRSHRYRAEDVRTLKERRAPSPEPRGLRSFDADLPVMDSAVATITEDGPIYRGVNCVDLAERDTLEHAATLLWDVTGADPFEQDNCPVVSDEMRAVAEAARGANAIDRTIAVLALAASADPRAFTRASEGRAMLGGRIMRLVVATMLNAKSSARPLHLQIARVWAPEHKHAADLIRRALVLLADHELNASTFTVRCAASTGLNLYDAIIAGLVALKGPKHGGAGVLAAQLLKTLANGEVAPVIRERVALGERFAGFGHGVYKHGDPRARALLEALARSGADRKLTHEIPERIAEATGEFVNIDYALAVLVHTLGLPPGHELVLFSMARTVGWIAHACEQLRHGGLIRPRARYVGPAPGRSPVRA, from the coding sequence ATGAAAAAATCCGCCGGCCTTTATCTCTCGGCCCGCGAGGCCTCCGCCGAACTCGCGATCTCGCAGGCCACCCTCTACGCCTATGTCAGCCGCGGGCTGATCCGCTCGGAGCCATCGCAGGACTCGCGCAGCCACCGCTACCGGGCCGAGGACGTTCGCACGCTGAAGGAGCGGCGCGCGCCGTCGCCGGAGCCGCGGGGCCTGCGCAGCTTCGACGCCGATCTGCCGGTCATGGATTCGGCGGTCGCGACCATCACCGAGGACGGGCCGATCTATCGCGGCGTCAATTGCGTCGACCTCGCCGAGCGCGACACGCTCGAACATGCGGCGACGCTGCTGTGGGATGTCACCGGCGCCGATCCGTTCGAACAGGACAATTGCCCCGTCGTGTCGGACGAAATGCGTGCCGTGGCCGAAGCTGCGCGCGGGGCCAATGCGATCGATCGCACGATCGCCGTGCTGGCGCTGGCGGCCAGTGCCGACCCGCGGGCGTTCACCCGGGCGTCCGAAGGGCGCGCGATGCTCGGCGGCCGCATCATGCGGCTGGTGGTCGCGACCATGCTGAACGCCAAATCCTCGGCAAGACCGCTTCATCTGCAGATCGCGCGCGTCTGGGCGCCGGAGCACAAGCACGCGGCCGATTTGATCCGCCGCGCGCTCGTGCTGCTGGCGGATCACGAATTGAATGCGTCGACCTTCACCGTGCGCTGCGCGGCCTCGACCGGGCTAAACCTCTACGACGCGATCATCGCCGGGCTCGTCGCGCTCAAAGGCCCCAAGCACGGCGGCGCGGGTGTGCTCGCGGCGCAGCTTTTGAAGACGCTCGCTAATGGCGAGGTCGCCCCCGTCATCCGCGAGCGCGTCGCGCTCGGCGAACGCTTCGCGGGCTTTGGTCATGGCGTCTACAAGCACGGCGATCCGCGCGCGCGGGCCCTGCTGGAAGCGCTGGCGCGCTCGGGCGCCGACCGCAAACTCACCCACGAAATCCCCGAGCGGATCGCGGAGGCGACCGGCGAGTTCGTCAATATCGACTATGCCCTTGCGGTGCTGGTGCACACGCTCGGCCTGCCGCCCGGCCATGAACTCGTGCTGTTTTCCATGGCGCGCACGGTGGGGTGGATCGCGCATGCCTGCGAACAATTGCGGCATGGCGGGCTGATCCGGCCCCGCGCGCGCTATGTCGGCCCGGCGCCCGGGCGCAGCCCCGTCCGGGCCTGA